The Corynebacterium poyangense genome includes a window with the following:
- a CDS encoding aspartate:alanine exchanger family transporter — translation MLNVLAAQPLIALAFILSVGLALGKIRIAGISLGAAAVLFVALAVSALNSDIVIPAFVYQFGLALFVYAIGLSAGGRFFAEFRTRGWKMNAFLVLLMVVLGVIAWILIRSIGLETQQGAGMFAGALSSTPGMAAVVETFTGSTTPVVGYSLAYPGGVVGVILVAAVGASVANVNHREDARSEGLIQEPLEWRAVRLAAGIDCLARDLPERCGADIIATRMVHDQRHHELVEPTQRITGGQLIILNGTADALNTAVPHLGVEEQTDIAEADLVYQRLTVSNPTVAGHTVEQLRTHEHGFLIARIREGDNDVVPRDNTVVNLSDRVRVVARRDNIPRARALLGDSEKALANVDLLPMSLGLLLGLLLGAIPVPLPGGATVSLGFGGGPIVAGLILGALVRTGKVNWQLPYHANRTLSALGLSLFLAGVGTTAGPSFAKALTDFSSLKYIAVGLGITVLYTLLCGVVGTKLLGLTWDESMGMAAGLSTNPAVMSYLNVQTKTELAERGYATVYPTAMIGKIILCQLLAVILMA, via the coding sequence ATGCTTAATGTGCTCGCAGCCCAGCCGCTCATCGCCTTGGCTTTCATTCTGTCGGTGGGATTAGCTCTCGGGAAAATCCGAATAGCCGGAATCTCTCTTGGCGCCGCGGCAGTTCTTTTTGTAGCACTCGCAGTTTCTGCACTAAATAGCGACATCGTTATCCCAGCTTTTGTTTATCAATTCGGGCTCGCCTTATTCGTCTACGCCATCGGCCTCAGCGCAGGTGGGCGGTTTTTCGCTGAGTTTCGAACCCGTGGCTGGAAAATGAATGCCTTCCTAGTGCTTCTCATGGTGGTTCTCGGAGTCATTGCCTGGATCCTCATCAGGAGCATTGGTCTGGAAACACAGCAAGGCGCTGGAATGTTCGCCGGCGCTTTAAGCTCCACCCCCGGCATGGCAGCAGTGGTGGAAACTTTCACCGGTTCAACCACCCCAGTGGTGGGTTATTCTTTGGCCTATCCCGGAGGTGTTGTGGGGGTGATCTTGGTAGCTGCCGTTGGGGCCTCCGTCGCCAACGTCAACCATAGGGAGGATGCCCGTTCTGAAGGGCTTATTCAGGAGCCTTTGGAGTGGAGAGCAGTCAGGCTAGCAGCTGGAATAGATTGTTTAGCGCGGGATCTGCCAGAGCGTTGCGGGGCAGACATTATTGCTACTCGCATGGTTCATGATCAACGCCACCATGAGCTTGTAGAACCTACCCAGCGAATAACCGGGGGGCAGCTCATTATTCTCAACGGAACCGCCGACGCATTAAATACTGCTGTACCGCACCTAGGAGTAGAAGAACAGACTGATATTGCTGAAGCGGACTTGGTGTATCAACGCCTAACCGTCTCTAACCCCACGGTTGCTGGGCACACGGTGGAACAACTTCGGACCCACGAGCATGGTTTCCTCATCGCCCGGATCAGGGAAGGCGATAATGATGTGGTGCCTCGGGATAACACGGTGGTTAATCTTTCCGACCGGGTACGAGTTGTAGCGCGCCGGGACAATATCCCTCGGGCCCGAGCGCTTTTAGGGGATTCGGAAAAGGCCCTGGCCAACGTGGACTTGTTACCGATGAGTTTGGGTTTGCTCCTTGGGTTATTGTTGGGAGCTATCCCGGTGCCGCTTCCCGGAGGGGCTACGGTTTCTCTTGGTTTTGGCGGTGGCCCAATTGTGGCTGGGCTGATCCTCGGGGCCCTAGTGCGCACCGGAAAAGTGAATTGGCAGCTGCCCTATCACGCAAACCGCACTCTTTCTGCACTCGGCTTATCACTATTCTTAGCTGGAGTAGGAACAACGGCTGGCCCTAGCTTCGCGAAAGCTCTCACTGACTTCTCCTCGCTGAAGTACATCGCCGTCGGACTTGGAATCACCGTCCTATACACCCTGCTGTGTGGGGTAGTCGGAACAAAGCTCCTAGGGTTGACGTGGGATGAATCCATGGGGATGGCGGCCGGGTTAAGCACTAATCCAGCCGTCATGAGCTATCTGAACGTACAAACAAAAACCGAGCTTGCTGAACGCGGATATGCCACGGTTTATCCCACCGCTATGATCGGAAAAATCATTCTTTGTCAGCTCCTGGCAGTCATCCTCATGGCGTAA
- a CDS encoding class I SAM-dependent methyltransferase, protein MSDLFHNGQSYAQFRPSYPAEVARRVAELSPGSSLAVDVGCGTGQFSTLIAPYFDRTVGCDPSSAQLQGRALAPGLDYLCADAGELPFRDHCVDLLSVAQAIHWVPLAKFNREACRVLKPGGILIVLSYATCYLVDKHLNALFQDFYWGPFHRFWEPERKIAESNLSGIDLPGKDIPQGETTLRKTMTYRDFRGYLETWSALKTAEQSGPEGRQEFEDFMTQLHRVWQPDQREIEVRWPLTIKITRMVDSVHQQNGH, encoded by the coding sequence ATGAGTGATCTTTTCCACAATGGTCAAAGCTATGCCCAGTTTCGGCCGTCCTATCCTGCTGAGGTGGCCCGCCGCGTGGCTGAGTTGTCTCCAGGTTCTTCCTTAGCCGTCGATGTAGGTTGTGGAACGGGGCAATTCAGCACCCTTATCGCCCCCTATTTTGATCGGACTGTGGGGTGTGACCCTAGTAGTGCTCAGCTTCAGGGACGTGCCTTAGCCCCCGGTTTAGACTACTTATGTGCTGACGCCGGGGAGCTACCCTTTCGCGACCACTGCGTAGATCTGTTAAGCGTGGCACAAGCAATACACTGGGTGCCCTTAGCTAAGTTCAACCGCGAGGCCTGCCGGGTGCTCAAACCAGGCGGAATCTTGATTGTCCTGAGTTATGCCACGTGCTACCTCGTAGATAAGCACCTCAATGCCTTATTCCAAGATTTTTACTGGGGTCCTTTCCATCGGTTCTGGGAACCGGAAAGAAAGATTGCTGAATCGAATCTTTCCGGTATTGACCTGCCTGGCAAGGACATTCCTCAAGGCGAAACTACCTTGCGAAAGACCATGACCTATCGAGATTTTCGGGGTTATCTAGAAACCTGGTCAGCATTGAAAACTGCAGAACAATCTGGCCCGGAAGGTCGTCAAGAATTTGAAGATTTTATGACTCAGCTCCACCGAGTCTGGCAACCTGATCAGCGCGAAATTGAGGTGCGGTGGCCATTGACCATAAAGATCACCCGGATGGTAGATAGCGTTCACCAGCAGAACGGTCACTAA
- the tsaB gene encoding tRNA (adenosine(37)-N6)-threonylcarbamoyltransferase complex dimerization subunit type 1 TsaB, translated as MLILALDSATPDVVVGVVRRDGDASVDLVDEEVIKGARHHNELLVPTTHNVLRRSHCSFSDLDAIVVGIGPGPFTGLRVGMATAQAFGDALSIPVYGVCSLDAIAVNLRDSITYTPDSRFLVATDARRKEVYWATYSATERLRGPQVTKPHEVEIPSDLRALNIPQHLVDQVVSPDISATRFDLIPTPTSLVRSVDLKKPPQPLTPLYLRRPDAHVPAFKPLSPAIPRPTS; from the coding sequence GTGTTGATTCTTGCGCTTGATTCAGCTACTCCCGACGTCGTTGTAGGAGTAGTGCGCCGAGACGGCGATGCATCCGTAGACCTCGTGGACGAAGAAGTCATCAAAGGGGCTCGGCACCATAATGAATTGTTGGTCCCCACCACTCACAACGTGTTGCGTCGCTCCCACTGTTCTTTCTCAGACCTCGACGCCATCGTAGTGGGAATTGGTCCCGGTCCGTTTACTGGTCTCCGGGTGGGAATGGCAACCGCTCAGGCCTTCGGTGACGCTTTATCCATCCCTGTTTATGGGGTCTGCTCCTTAGATGCCATCGCAGTGAACCTTCGAGATTCGATAACGTACACCCCCGACTCACGTTTTCTCGTCGCCACCGATGCCCGACGCAAGGAGGTGTACTGGGCTACCTATTCAGCAACCGAGCGACTGCGTGGCCCTCAGGTGACTAAACCGCATGAGGTGGAGATTCCTTCTGATCTTCGTGCGCTGAACATTCCTCAACACCTTGTTGACCAGGTAGTTTCTCCTGACATCTCGGCTACCCGCTTTGATCTGATCCCCACTCCCACCTCTCTGGTGCGCAGCGTGGATCTCAAGAAACCCCCGCAGCCTTTGACTCCCCTGTATCTTCGCCGACCCGATGCGCACGTTCCCGCCTTTAAGCCCTTGTCTCCAGCAATTCCTCGACCAACCTCATGA
- the rimI gene encoding ribosomal protein S18-alanine N-acetyltransferase has translation MSWQLRELTQRDTPRLAELELELFPEEDPWPASAFAAEIGQPHTFYVGVCSEEEPHYLVGYAGLAVLGPPSEPECEVHTIGVDPEFQGHGLGRLLLSNILAVADSLAAPIFLEVRTDNYPAINLYESTGFEKLGIRKNYYRPSGADAFCMKRPAQSPCPPPRRKD, from the coding sequence ATGAGCTGGCAACTTCGCGAATTAACCCAGCGGGATACCCCTCGTCTTGCTGAGTTGGAATTAGAGCTTTTCCCAGAAGAGGACCCATGGCCGGCTTCTGCGTTCGCCGCTGAAATAGGTCAACCACACACTTTTTATGTCGGGGTGTGTTCCGAAGAAGAACCACATTATCTGGTGGGCTACGCTGGTTTAGCTGTCCTTGGTCCCCCCTCCGAGCCCGAGTGTGAAGTCCACACCATCGGAGTTGATCCGGAGTTTCAAGGCCATGGATTAGGCAGACTGTTATTGAGCAACATACTCGCGGTGGCTGATTCTTTAGCAGCTCCGATTTTTCTCGAGGTTCGCACTGATAACTACCCGGCGATTAACCTGTATGAGTCAACCGGCTTTGAAAAACTGGGAATCCGGAAGAACTATTATCGCCCCAGCGGCGCGGATGCTTTTTGCATGAAGCGCCCTGCGCAGTCACCGTGTCCACCCCCACGCAGAAAGGATTAA
- the tsaD gene encoding tRNA (adenosine(37)-N6)-threonylcarbamoyltransferase complex transferase subunit TsaD: MAHVILGIESSCDETGVGIVRLYDDGRMDILANQVASSMSEHARFGGVVPEIASRAHLEAMSQVMKAALSEAGIDRPDMVSATVGPGLAGALLVGASAAKAYAAAWDVPFFGVNHLGGHVAVANLGDEQLPHSVALLVSGGHTQLLEVHAVGKPMRELGSTLDDAAGEAYDKVSRLLGLGYPGGPVIDRYARQGNPKAIQFPRGLMKRHDTRYDFSFSGLKTAVARYVEAAEREGRVISLEDVCASFQEAVCDVLTKKAIWACQDVGAQVLLLGGGVAANSRLRELAAARCQSAGIELRVPDFALCTDNGVMIAALAAQLFHEGAQPSGLDVGTDPAMEVETPLAGGTVECWHSQG; this comes from the coding sequence GTGGCTCACGTCATATTGGGAATAGAAAGCTCCTGCGATGAAACCGGCGTGGGAATCGTTCGGCTTTATGATGATGGGCGGATGGATATCCTCGCCAATCAAGTAGCTAGCTCCATGTCAGAACACGCCCGTTTTGGAGGAGTAGTTCCTGAGATCGCGAGCCGGGCACACCTCGAAGCGATGAGTCAGGTGATGAAAGCCGCATTGTCGGAGGCTGGGATTGATCGTCCGGATATGGTCTCCGCCACCGTCGGACCTGGACTCGCCGGTGCGCTCCTCGTGGGTGCCTCAGCAGCGAAAGCCTATGCAGCTGCGTGGGATGTTCCTTTCTTCGGAGTCAATCACTTAGGCGGCCATGTGGCGGTCGCAAATCTAGGCGATGAACAGCTTCCTCACTCGGTGGCGCTGTTAGTCAGCGGTGGACACACACAGCTCCTTGAAGTCCACGCCGTAGGAAAACCCATGCGGGAATTAGGCTCCACCCTCGATGATGCTGCCGGTGAAGCCTATGACAAAGTTTCCCGCTTGCTAGGGTTAGGCTACCCAGGTGGGCCAGTCATCGACCGCTACGCTCGACAAGGAAACCCCAAAGCCATTCAGTTTCCTCGGGGCCTCATGAAACGTCACGATACTCGCTATGATTTTTCCTTCTCAGGGTTAAAAACAGCGGTCGCTCGTTACGTCGAAGCTGCTGAGCGAGAAGGCCGAGTCATCAGCCTGGAAGATGTCTGCGCCAGCTTCCAAGAAGCGGTGTGCGATGTGCTCACGAAGAAAGCAATCTGGGCTTGCCAAGATGTGGGGGCACAAGTGTTATTACTCGGCGGCGGGGTTGCGGCGAACTCACGGCTCCGGGAACTGGCGGCAGCGCGCTGCCAATCCGCTGGAATTGAGTTAAGGGTTCCGGATTTTGCTCTGTGTACCGATAACGGGGTGATGATTGCTGCTCTGGCGGCCCAGTTATTTCACGAAGGAGCACAACCCTCTGGTCTGGACGTCGGGACGGATCCTGCTATGGAGGTAGAAACTCCCCTGGCAGGGGGCACGGTTGAGTGCTGG